The genomic window gaataatcaaatgtatgGCTAAATTATCGTATAAATGGTCAATTATCAATTGGCATTCTAACCTAAATTAGAGGTCATAATaaaatggagtcagataaacattaaattggaattaaactactttgccacactgaaaagaccgaacgcgcaagaaaccttccccACCCGGTGGGAAACCGCCATTGGGCCGATTGGGCGGGCCTTACAAAGGCTAAACTCGATGCTTGTGAACAGCGCTGGGTGTCTAAGCTTGCGGCTTACTCCTTTGATCTTAAGCATATTGCTGGAAGAAAGAACACTGTAGCTGACGCTTTGAGTCGGGATCCTTTCACAaaaacagtcagtcacaggctcATTACCGAACAGTATGGCAGTTTACTCACTGAGGCTGAAGGTATTAATGAAAATGGAATTCAAGACACTTTCTGTTTGCAAGTGAACAGTCTCATTGTGTCATCGCAGTCAAATTCTCCGGTGTCTTATGATCACACAGTAGTTGGAACTCATTTGAACCTCCATAATCAGTGGGAGATGGTAACTGAGCTAAGAGCCATCCAGGCAGTTCAGTCCATTCAGGATGCAGTAATGCCTGGATGTGACACAATTTCAGCAATCCCTCTTGAGGAGATCCAACAGGTCCAAGAGTCAGATCCAGTAATCTCAAAAATTATGCCCTTCCTCAAAAGTCAAAAGAAGCGACCATCAAGGCGAGAGAGGGCTGGAATGGATGCCAGGGCATTAGTTCTTCTTAAGCAATGGGATCGGCTGAAGATTCAAGATGGAGTAGTCTATCGTGTCTCTAAAGATCCTCTAAGCCATCACAAGAGGTTTCAGCTTGTACTTCCTTCTAGTTTCAAGACCAAAGTCTTAACAGGTGTGCACGATCTTGCTGGACATCAGGGACAGTCAAGAACTCTCCAGCTAACCCGACATCGCTTTTTCTGGCCTAGAATGGAGCGTGACATAAGGGAGTATGTCAAGTGTTGCCAGAGATGTATACTGGCCAAAACACCAGAGCCATCTGCTCGAGCTCCACTTGAGAGCATAAGAACTTCTGCCCCTATGGAGTTAGTGTGTTTGGATTTTTGGAGTGCTGAGGACAGCAAGCAGCGTTCTGTAGACGTATTAGTTGTGACGGATCACTTCACAAAGTTGGCCCATGCCTTCCCGTGTGTAAACCAGAAAGCAAAACAAATTGCGAAGAAGTTGTGGGATCACATCTTTTGTGTTTATGGTTTCCCAACACGCATTCATACGGATCAAGGAACCAACTTTGAGAGTACCCTCATAGCAGAACTGCTCAAGTTGGCTGGCATTGAAAAGTCACACACTACAGCGTATCACCCGATGGGAAACGGTGGGACAGAGAGATTTAATCGGACCCTGGGTAGTATGCTTCGCTCTTTGCCTCTCAAAGAGAAACACAAGTGGCCTGAGCAGATACAGACTCTGACATTTGCATATAATGCTACAGTACACGAGACCACTGGTTACGCCCCATTCCAGCTGATGTTCGGCCGCATTCCAAAGCTTCCTGTTGATGTCATGTTTGGGCAGGTGTTGCATGACCCTGTGATTGTTGACCATGGTAGCTATGTAAAAACACTCATGTCTTACCTTCATGAAGCAGCACACATTGCCCAGAAACACGCTGAAAAGGAACAGAAAAAGCAAGCCAAGTGTTATAATCGGAAGGTATAGGGTACATATTTGAACATCGGAGACAGAGTGCTCCTTGCAAACAAGAGTGAAAGAGGAAAGAAAAAGCTTGCCGACAAGTGGGATCCAACTGTCTATACTGTAAAGGATCGGAACCTTCAAACCAACATATATAAACTCATTGACGAGGAAGGAAAATCCAAAGTGGTGCATCGAAATTTGATTCTTGATATCAGCTTCCTGCCTGTTGAATCACCTCAAGATGACAAGGACATACAGTCTAATGCCGTGAATATGGAGAGTGAATCTCGTGTGTCTGAGTTGTCTGACTCATTGGAAGAGGAGAGTTCTTTTGAAAGAACGAGGGCATGGGTGCTTGATGATCAAGAAGAGATTGGAGGTCAAGAGTTTATGGGTGATGATGTCCTGGAATCTGATCATTCAGTCCACGGTCTGAGTGTTTGTGACCAAAATCCCAGTGAAAATGAGGCTGTTGTGGGTTCTGATCAAGTATCTGGCATAGAGACTGAATCCCCTACTAGTAATCCTGACCCTCAAATAGAAACCGTGAACGACTCTCATGCTAACAGCATCCCTGACACACAAGCACAAATTTCTACTGACACACAGGGTGTTAGGACCCGTGCAGGGAGGGTGGTCAAAAGGGTTAGCCGTTTAATTGAGTCAATGGCGCAGAAACCATTTTATGGTCAGAAAGTGGGGTCATCTGTAGCAAGGAGATCAGgatcatttctttattttaaaagatatttgtTCCTATGAAAAAACTGtaagaatatttacaaaatatgaatTTCATGAAGTGTGATATAGACCAGATTGTATGTTGTACAAGGCAGCATACTGTTCTGAGAATGTCTAAGACTTGATCAACCTTGGACTTTTCTTGACCTGTAAAGCAGGTAACTTACTATGTTGAATGAGATTCATTGAAAATCTGGTTCTCTGGGATCAATTTTGTCATTTGGTCAGGATATTAGTGAAATTCAGGAGAGGTGAATGTGACGGATGTTAATGAGTATGTACttgtactttaatgtatttcacTAGTCATCCTTTctttcaatttttatttatttacttattaattttataaattaatattaatttgtcCTCAAAAAACctcatcattttgttttgtatcttatttttactatttttggaaaaagatttatatttctattACGTGGTGACGTCATTTCTGTTCAGCCCGCGCTGCGTCCTCAGATCGCGTTGAGCGCGCTGAGAGGAGGTAAGCAGTTAGCGGTGCTCTTCCAATATAGGATTGTAAAAGTTCTAAAAGTTTGATTAAGTcaataataatgcattaatataGTTGTTCacagtgttataaatgtattaagaaTTGTTTTACGTATGGATGGATTggatttaatagtttattaccGAGAACAGtggtttgagtgtgtgtgcacCAGCAGAACGTGGTGATTTTAACGAATTAAATAACTGCTTTTAATTTGTGCAGGTAAAAAATCACAGACAGACTGTATCTCTCTTACACTCTGCTCTTTAATCCATCCAGGTACAATTTACATTTGTTCTCATTTTTCAATGTATTCattttgtattaatttgttCTCTTTCCAATGTATAATTGATTGAAAACTAGCTGCAGGagtttattttgaatgtttgtAACAATTAATTTTGCACTTgatgtcatttatatattttgtgcatttttttatCACTGTAGTGTGTCCTGAGATCGCGTTGAGTGCGCTGAGAGGAGGTAAAAAATCACAGACAGACTGTATCTCTCTAACACTCTGCTCTTTAATCCATCCAGAGGCCCATAATAAACTacgcagcagcagcagcacttCCAGTGTCTCCTTGTCTTCTGTCACACAACGCAGACCGTAGCAGTAGCCAGAATTGGGCCGGTTACaaatacaaatggattaaattacttgatttagtgaatatatcatgattgacaacatgtggGTTGACACTTTGCAGCAGCCATtgtgtaaaatgcatttttcatgaaaaatgtcactggtgttactgtcactggtgttacccgtttatagataaacttcatttaaagctattcatttagttcttttgcataaaatagcactaagATTATGTGATTCTAaattttctttctcattgttaatcctcctttgggCAGATATGGCTAAATTCAGTGCAGCGACTTTACGGACAGCGTATTTTAcagacagttttaaaatgttgtttatgatcttttaccgactgctttcactaagtgtcaatgttaagtcttttattgtacaccaaatgtaaaaatttagtctCATCTTCTTAATTATAGATGAAGAATAAGGATCTTTGGTCTTATGTATACGTCACTGGTGATTTATTGTGTCACTGGTgatactgttttttgtctggcacattaaataaaatgtatcatatgtgacatgataataattttacattgaCTAAATTCTGCTATactcaagaattaagatttaaaagattgcatcattacttttttataactgtttttcaaatttttcattgttataaCAAATACATGGTTGCGAAATTGAATTAACATAattcaatcacacttttaactaacctgattaaaataaaaataaaaaaaacacaatctccgtattttttgcattatcattatttttctgtaactctgactgcatgtgctgaaacaattgagaaatattattttataaaaacgtttaaaaatgccagagaagtaaggtaacaccagtgacaaaaacaTGGGTACATGcggtctttaaataaatgtacaaaaaaaaaaaaaaaaaaaaatcattaacctgtcatttatgtgtattcataaagtccaagtgtaatataataatgtggtctaagtttaaatgttaaaaaaagaaatacattttaagacattttgtcataccaaaagtggacgtttctgtagaatgacccaatCCTGAAGAaattgattagcttgttcagctAATCAAAACCTGAACTTGCCTAACCCTGACCTAACATATTAATGGATTGTAGGGAAAATATTCatgagaatatgaggaaaataaaatgccacaAAAGTGTctctttattgttttatttatttatgtaggaTGAAGAGATACAGATCAAGGATCAGTACAAGATACACTTAAAAAGGTATTATTTAACATTCTAGATTTACTACTttaacaaaacacttttgagtCACATGTGATATTCATGGGTCCTGTCTGTCTCAGTGCTGAAACTCTTTATACAAACTTACATGTACAGACAGATCAGAACTTATGATTATAGTGTATTATACTGACTTTACACAGTAATCTATCAAAAAAGTCAAACACACATTAGTCCTCATTAATACAGATTCATATGTTAATGATTCTTCATGATTTTCATCTTAAATCATACAGTGAAAGTTCAGAATTATTGGAATCACATTCTTCAAATCTCCTGTTATCTTAAAGGAAACAGTAGGAAACCACTGAAAGTGTTGAGGTTATTCTCGTTATCATATATCCTCGTGTTAGACCAAAGTCTCACATAGACAACATCTCcaacctccaggatcaacacaaCTCCATTTGAGGAGCTTAACCGATCCTGAGCCTGAACATCATTTGCCATAACCACAAGCTCTCCATTCTTAACAATGTAGGCAGTTGATGTAGATCCACCAAGATCAAATACAGAGACTCTGAACATGtacgctcctttcagtggggcTGTGAAAACACCTAAATCAAATAATGAGATAAACACATAAAGACAAGACATATTGCTGTATGATTGCTtaattttcaaaaacactgtgtAATAGTTTTGATAATTACCTGTAATTGGGTTGTAGGCATTCCCTATGTTTGTGAAGACGTTCTTGTAGGTTAGTGTGATGTTAGTGGTAAAAGGACCAATATATCCTTTACCAGATTCCATCATTGAAGCTGAAAAAgctatttctctgtctgttattgaaaaacataagcaatattgtgatatattactgtattacactGAGAATGAATACACTGAATTTAACATCATTCAAGCACACTTTCACCTCTATTTTCCTTTCTCAACTCCTCTTGACCCAGAGTAAGATTTgaaatttctgtgaaggaataaagattctgttaaatgacatttacactGATTATTGTAATAGAAAACACAATTTACACAGTATACACTCAACTTTACACTAACATTTAAACTATACAATGTATTATATTGGTGTTTTACTTGGAGGATCATTAATAATagagtgaatgttttggtgaagtaccttcatttttcttgttcatCTCAACcctcagttctctgatgtttcctttctgctctgtaacggtggcggtcagttctctgatgtgtcctttctgctctgtaacggtggcggtcagttctctcagTGCTGCATGGATGTCAGGGATGCCCAGATCACAGTATTGTTGTCTGTCAGTTGAAGCTTCAGCTCTCAAAGTGTCTGTTTGAGGTGGATTCTGTCTTCCGTCCTCAGAGCTgatctgttgactgatctcaTTCTCATTGAGTCCTCCATCTACCTGCTGCTGGACGACAAACACAAAGGTTTCCAGCAGCAGCAGTATACATACTAAAGCCTTCATTCTTCACTGATGTTTGTTTCCAGCTCTTGCTCTGTCATCCTCACAGCCTCTCATGTTCCTTTTATAGTGTCCTGATTTACTGTCTTTTGTACTTGATTTATATTGCTTCAGATAAATACATAGTTCAAGTTaattgttaataaaaattaaaggaaTTTTCCAGCCTCAGTAGATGTTAATCTCTATTGACAATATTTGTGGCACTATGTTGATctgaacaaaaataactttgactcgtctcttaaaaaaaaagtaataatacaaaaatgattttcacACCACTTTCTGACATGTTTATATCTTACAGTAGTTACCAGGTTTATGTTatgacaaaaaagaaagaaaaaaagaagaaagaaacactGGTTGTAAATGTACGCAAACAAAATTATTAAGTGACATTTGCACACATAATGTTTAAGCCTTGTGGCTATACTATTGAAACAGTGTGTAgcctattttaatgtttactgctTTGCCTATTTACTTCCATTGTAAGttcctgacatttttttttaactaaagaAAGAGTTGACATTTATTTCTGTGGTGACTGATATCATACTATAAATGTTGCTGATGGAGTTATTTcattaatgtaattattaaccTGATATACAACTTCTCTCAAGGACAAATGACAGATTTTGGGGAAGTAGATATATTCACTCATGACAATGTTTACATTGACTTGTTTTACAGTATCATAATGTGAGTTGTGTTTTTACctttgttaattattacttaCTCATAGGTTCTGTCAGagtcccttgtgaaaaagaagtgcactttagtatacttttataaagtgtaattattatacaaataatatacttaataaacacacttaagtatgaattaaatgtaatgttttcaactaaCTAAATCcatattatttgtcattaaattcaaatgtattatcatttaaatgtatGTTATATGCAACTAGTTGAACTTATGAGAGATTTTTTAACCTGCTTAAGTGggaatttaatacatttttatatggaCTGGGAAATATGGTAAAAGTTCTGAATGTACcacaagcaattaatgtgaactaatatatactttaatgtcagTTATATGTACACTATcatataattaaacatattagtaaatatagctgcaagcagcaattatggggccaagtacaaaaacggcacaagaagccagccaacatggctgtgagcatcagaccaactgcaacagtgagcaattaaagacctattaagatcattttaggcaaaagagctaaaaaatgaggatttactggttcatcactttcaaacaataggtggcgctgtgaccaaattaatgtcagagtgaggtgacaatgacacttgcaaagtttggtgtcaatatgtcaaagcattacacagatacagcttcaagagtcatttttgcatcatgcctcaaattcattgctccggtatacgaaaacggtttgatatatcaacttgaaatccataactttttgtcggcatggtctgaagatgatacagtttaattttggtgaaaatcagagc from Megalobrama amblycephala isolate DHTTF-2021 linkage group LG17, ASM1881202v1, whole genome shotgun sequence includes these protein-coding regions:
- the LOC125250819 gene encoding uncharacterized protein LOC125250819 isoform X1, whose amino-acid sequence is MKALVCILLLLETFVFVVQQQVDGGLNENEISQQISSEDGRQNPPQTDTLRAEASTDRQQYCDLGIPDIHAALRELTATVTEQKGHIRELTATVTEQKGNIRELRVEMNKKNEEISNLTLGQEELRKENRDREIAFSASMMESGKGYIGPFTTNITLTYKNVFTNIGNAYNPITGVFTAPLKGAYMFRVSVFDLGGSTSTAYIVKNGELVVMANDVQAQDRLSSSNGVVLILEVGDVVYVRLWSNTRIYDNENNLNTFSGFLLFPLR